From Fastidiosipila sp., a single genomic window includes:
- a CDS encoding DUF3343 domain-containing protein has product MEYLIAFTSTSQAIRAERLLMDAKLKIRVMPLPGQINVGCGICLRVEAEELEEALRILQSRLIGGIEVYQKTLEGKRIIYLPHPITTQEDESTG; this is encoded by the coding sequence ATGGAGTACCTCATTGCCTTCACCAGCACCAGTCAGGCCATCCGGGCCGAACGCCTGCTCATGGACGCCAAACTGAAGATCCGGGTCATGCCCCTGCCCGGTCAGATCAATGTGGGTTGCGGGATTTGTCTGAGGGTCGAGGCCGAAGAACTTGAAGAGGCCCTACGGATCCTCCAAAGCCGTCTGATCGGCGGGATCGAGGTCTATCAGAAGACTTTGGAGGGCAAACGGATCATCTATCTGCCACACCCCATTACCACCCAGGAGGATGAATCGACAGGATGA
- the yedF gene encoding sulfurtransferase-like selenium metabolism protein YedF, whose protein sequence is MKKETELVILISSDTMGQGSPELGQILIKSYLATLDDLPRTPDCLLFINAGVRLTTKDSTVLEDLRTLECKGTRLLSCGTCLNYFELGEPEVGSVSNMQTLSEVMASAKRLICL, encoded by the coding sequence ATGAAAAAAGAAACTGAGCTGGTCATTTTGATAAGCAGTGACACCATGGGACAGGGATCCCCGGAGCTGGGCCAGATTCTGATCAAAAGCTATCTGGCCACCCTGGACGACCTGCCCCGCACACCCGACTGCCTGCTCTTTATCAATGCGGGGGTCCGGCTGACGACCAAAGACTCCACGGTCCTGGAGGATCTGAGAACCTTGGAATGCAAGGGAACACGGCTTCTGTCCTGCGGCACCTGTCTCAACTACTTTGAGCTGGGAGAACCGGAGGTGGGTTCTGTTTCCAACATGCAGACCCTGTCGGAGGTCATGGCCTCGGCAAAGCGCTTGATCTGCCTTTAA
- a CDS encoding DUF4910 domain-containing protein — protein MKKQIRLISDQIDGDRILNDVRKITTFHRIQASAGYREAAQAVTEQLQKEGLDCRLLSYPFDEERWYLAIKSFLEWDCQGAFLDLVEPEKKRLADFQANNISIIQKSFPCDYSKDSLDIVLLDKGSEEEHYKDLDLQGKLIFIRDDFSPYMDWAFEERGAVGFISDYMREAPGSRVRADLYDARNYSSFWWRDSRAEPNIFGFVLTPRQGDELAKLCKKMEEEHQKDTNKPRYPQAQCKIDSRLYPGNIEVVEVLLEGQSEEEILIVSHLCHPRPSANDNASGAASAMEVARSLKYLLDNKILDPLKRTIRILLVPEFAGTYAWLADEKNQNKKILAGLNLDMVGGRQTEGYGPITICAQPHAMPSPVTSLAAFCLDEIALNTPAVYMTGQVPMFNYFVSDFSAGSDHQILSDPTINIPAPMLGQWPDRHYHTSADTVERVDPFLLHKSASLAASFAYSLANLEPKDVPSILGKALELASRDMARIGAEATEKKREAGNSFEELEHYARFHKETCRDLKRFFDQDEYQKELEAMVEDSCSLIDQQMELAFKSYLKVTDQEDYKYQPEEIPEEYRVVPIRKFWSPILRLEEFASHDQELLKACKVYKKEQHDRVKHAYTIELLIQYYMDGKRSLFEIAKEVIIEAGGGDLEFVVAYVKVLETVGLVE, from the coding sequence ATGAAAAAGCAAATTCGCCTGATCAGTGACCAGATCGACGGTGACCGGATCCTGAACGATGTCCGCAAGATTACCACCTTTCACCGCATCCAGGCCTCTGCAGGCTACCGTGAAGCGGCACAGGCGGTAACTGAGCAGCTCCAAAAGGAGGGCCTTGACTGCAGGCTTCTCTCCTACCCCTTTGACGAGGAACGCTGGTACCTAGCCATCAAGTCCTTCCTCGAGTGGGATTGCCAGGGAGCCTTCCTGGATCTGGTTGAACCGGAGAAGAAACGTCTGGCGGATTTTCAAGCCAACAACATTTCCATTATTCAAAAGAGCTTCCCCTGCGATTATTCCAAAGATTCCCTGGACATCGTCCTTCTGGACAAAGGATCTGAGGAAGAACATTACAAGGACCTGGACCTTCAAGGCAAACTGATTTTCATCCGGGACGATTTTTCTCCCTACATGGACTGGGCTTTTGAAGAAAGAGGGGCTGTGGGTTTCATTTCGGATTACATGCGGGAGGCTCCGGGATCCCGGGTCCGGGCCGACCTTTACGATGCCAGGAACTATTCTTCTTTCTGGTGGCGTGACAGCAGGGCGGAGCCTAACATTTTCGGTTTTGTCTTAACACCAAGGCAGGGGGATGAACTGGCCAAGCTCTGCAAAAAGATGGAGGAGGAACACCAAAAAGATACAAACAAACCCAGGTATCCCCAAGCCCAATGCAAGATTGATTCCAGGCTTTATCCGGGAAATATCGAAGTTGTCGAAGTTCTCCTGGAAGGCCAATCAGAGGAAGAGATCCTGATCGTTTCCCACCTTTGCCATCCCCGCCCCTCGGCCAATGACAATGCCAGCGGTGCCGCTTCGGCCATGGAAGTGGCAAGAAGCCTGAAATATCTGTTGGACAACAAGATCCTTGATCCATTAAAACGTACCATCCGGATTCTCCTGGTACCGGAGTTTGCCGGCACCTATGCCTGGTTGGCGGATGAGAAGAATCAAAACAAAAAGATCCTGGCCGGCCTCAACCTGGACATGGTGGGAGGCAGGCAGACTGAAGGTTATGGCCCAATTACCATCTGCGCCCAGCCGCATGCGATGCCGTCCCCGGTGACGTCTCTGGCAGCCTTCTGCCTGGACGAAATTGCCCTGAACACCCCCGCCGTCTACATGACGGGGCAGGTGCCCATGTTCAATTATTTCGTCAGCGACTTTTCAGCCGGTTCCGACCACCAGATCCTGTCGGATCCCACCATCAATATCCCGGCCCCCATGTTGGGCCAGTGGCCGGACAGGCATTACCATACATCGGCCGATACGGTGGAAAGGGTGGACCCCTTTCTCCTTCACAAGTCGGCTTCGCTGGCAGCGTCTTTTGCATACAGCCTGGCCAATCTGGAACCGAAAGATGTTCCATCCATCCTGGGCAAGGCCCTGGAGCTTGCAAGCAGGGATATGGCCAGGATAGGCGCTGAAGCAACAGAAAAGAAGCGAGAGGCAGGGAATTCCTTCGAAGAACTGGAGCATTACGCACGATTCCACAAAGAGACCTGCCGGGACCTGAAGCGATTCTTTGACCAGGATGAGTACCAAAAAGAGCTGGAAGCAATGGTCGAGGACAGCTGCTCACTGATTGATCAGCAAATGGAGCTGGCTTTCAAGTCTTATCTCAAGGTGACAGACCAGGAGGATTACAAATACCAGCCTGAAGAGATTCCCGAAGAGTACCGGGTGGTTCCAATCCGCAAGTTCTGGTCTCCCATCCTTCGTCTGGAGGAGTTTGCCTCCCATGACCAGGAGCTATTGAAGGCCTGTAAAGTCTACAAGAAGGAGCAGCATGACCGGGTGAAGCATGCCTATACCATAGAGCTTCTGATTCAGTACTACATGGATGGGAAAAGGAGCCTTTTTGAGATTGCAAAAGAGGTCATCATTGAGGCAGGTGGGGGGGATCTGGAGTTTGTTGTGGCTTATGTGAAGGTGCTCGAGACAGTGGGCCTGGTGGAGTAG
- the dinB gene encoding DNA polymerase IV: MDPVILHCDLNAFYASVECVFQPHLKDLPMAVAGNPDHRHGIILAKNELAKQTGVKTAETIWQAKRKCPNLVLVPPRHDEYAKYSRLVNDIYEEFTDLVEPFGIDESWLDVTGVLHLFGQGQTIADLIRKTVRERLDLTLSVGVSFNKIFAKLGSDYQKPDATTVITRDNYKTLLWPLPVSRLLFVGKVTAKSLTRIGVSTIGQLAAMDRKSLISLLGKTGGMLHDYANGRDDSPVRSAYAGEDLKSVGNGTTFDHDLVGYPEILAGLLPLCDQVAARLRKHNLKCQVIAVTLKDPQFKTFSRQKTLSSPTHLTREIADTAMELIRSFWDERKPVRSMTITGSNLVTQEDAVEQLSFFDELDRQKYEKLDKTVDEIRQRFGKGAIGLGGSIKSEEKP; this comes from the coding sequence TTGGACCCTGTCATTTTGCACTGTGACCTGAATGCTTTTTACGCGTCAGTGGAATGCGTCTTTCAACCGCATTTGAAGGACCTTCCCATGGCGGTGGCAGGTAACCCGGATCATCGGCACGGTATCATCCTGGCCAAAAATGAGCTGGCCAAACAGACTGGCGTCAAAACAGCGGAAACCATCTGGCAGGCCAAAAGGAAATGCCCCAACCTGGTTTTGGTTCCGCCCCGACACGATGAATACGCAAAATACTCCCGCCTGGTCAACGACATCTATGAAGAGTTCACCGACCTGGTGGAACCCTTCGGCATCGATGAGAGCTGGTTGGACGTGACGGGTGTCCTCCACCTGTTTGGCCAAGGTCAAACCATTGCGGACCTGATCAGGAAAACGGTCAGGGAACGGCTGGACCTTACTCTTTCAGTGGGAGTTTCCTTCAACAAGATCTTCGCCAAACTGGGCAGTGACTATCAAAAACCGGACGCCACCACGGTGATCACAAGGGACAACTACAAAACACTCCTCTGGCCCCTGCCCGTCTCCCGCCTCCTTTTCGTGGGCAAGGTGACTGCAAAATCCCTGACCCGGATCGGGGTCTCCACCATCGGCCAGCTGGCTGCCATGGACAGGAAGAGCCTCATCAGCCTTCTGGGCAAGACGGGCGGCATGCTGCACGACTATGCCAATGGCAGGGATGACAGTCCGGTCCGGTCGGCCTATGCCGGTGAAGATTTGAAATCCGTCGGCAACGGGACCACTTTCGATCATGACCTGGTGGGTTACCCCGAGATTCTTGCGGGCCTCCTGCCCCTTTGCGACCAGGTGGCCGCCCGACTGCGCAAACACAACCTTAAGTGCCAAGTCATCGCCGTGACCCTGAAAGACCCACAATTCAAAACCTTTTCCAGGCAAAAGACCCTGTCTTCCCCCACCCATCTGACCCGGGAGATCGCCGATACGGCCATGGAACTGATCCGAAGCTTTTGGGATGAACGAAAACCGGTGAGGAGCATGACCATCACCGGCTCTAACCTGGTGACCCAGGAGGATGCGGTGGAGCAGCTGTCTTTTTTTGATGAGCTGGACCGGCAAAAGTATGAGAAACTGGACAAGACTGTGGATGAGATCCGCCAGCGTTTTGGCAAAGGAGCCATTGGCCTGGGCGGCAGCATAAAGAGTGAGGAGAAGCCATGA